Within Anopheles nili chromosome 3, idAnoNiliSN_F5_01, whole genome shotgun sequence, the genomic segment CTGTCCACAAAGCGAACGCCTCCACGCAGCCGCTTAAAGTCCACCACCTGCTCATCCACATGTCGCACGATGTCCTCAGCACGAACACCGGATCCAGGACGCCGTTCGACCACAGCCATGGGAAGATCGCTCGATCCGTCCGCCGAGGGGACACCGATCACGCACACCTGCTTAACGCCGTCGATCTTCTGGATGATGCTCTCCAGATCGGACGGTGACACCTGGAAGTTGTTGTACTTGATGATGTCCTTGATGCGGTCGATCACGTACAGGCTGCCGTCGGTGTCCATGTATCCGATGTCACCGCTCCGAAAGAACCCGTCCTCGGTGAGAGCATTCGCCGTGGCTTCCTCGTTGTAGATGTACCCCTGTGTTTgggagataaataaaaaaaaacaaaaaatgaaatcatcatCGCACTACACGCCACGAAACGGGCACACCTACCAGAAACATGTACCGAtggcgcagcagcagctctcCGTGCACACCCGGTGCAACGAGGTGGCCTTCCTCGTCCACAATCCGACACTCGACGTTGGTGGCGAGTGGTCCAACGGAACCGGGACGAACTAATGCTTCGTTGCGCGAGATAAACCCAATCTCGGAACTTCCGTAGATGGAACGCGTGTGCCCATTCGGCAGGTGTTGCTGGAGTTGACGTATCAGCTCGGGTGGAACCATGGAACCACCGAGGGACCACTGTCGCACGCTGCTTAGATCCGCTTGGGCCAACCGAGGATGTGCCAATAGCGCCGACACGTACGAGGGTGGCGTGAAGAGGTTCTCGATGCGATATCGCTCGATCAGGTCGATCAGTAGGTCCGGTTGGCATGGTTTAGACGTAAGCACACGTGGCCGGCTGTACAGGAGGGACGTCATTACGGCGAAGATCCCGGTGGCCCAGAACAGTGAGCTAAAGTTGAAGATCGGTCCATCGGAGACTTGtctgtggaaaaacaaaaaagagagagagagagagagagagagaggttagGAAGGagttttatcagtagcaatgATGACTAATGCTGGCACTTACGTCGAGAAAACCATTCCATCGATGAAGTGAGCGTGTGATAAGCAAACACCTTTCGGAAGTCCAGTCGTTCCCGAGGAGCACAGAATCATCGCAAGGAGTTTACTCGCATCCCCAAGGTACTCCGGTTGAAATTCCATCTCACCCTCGATCGGGGCCAACAGTTCATCGACGGAACGCGCTCCATCCTCAGCCGGTCCCATCACGAACAGCTGCACAGGGCCATCGATCGCTTTCCGGATGGCTTCGGTCACTGGAACCCGGTTTGCTGGATCACAAAACACCAACCGGGATTGGGTTTGGGCCATCATGTGTGCAAAATCATCCCGCCCGAAGATCGGTGCCAA encodes:
- the LOC128722833 gene encoding probable 4-coumarate--CoA ligase 3 — translated: MSSPSQRVVTGSSVYDTNGKFWYGERLPTVLNPAAGVGRIVLDTLARSPDRVIQINADTGRKTTCAEMRLRIVRVALHLRRLGYKRGDFVSLACGNGEDVVPVFIGCWVLGMAVNPLAPIFGRDDFAHMMAQTQSRLVFCDPANRVPVTEAIRKAIDGPVQLFVMGPAEDGARSVDELLAPIEGEMEFQPEYLGDASKLLAMILCSSGTTGLPKGVCLSHAHFIDGMVFSTQVSDGPIFNFSSLFWATGIFAVMTSLLYSRPRVLTSKPCQPDLLIDLIERYRIENLFTPPSYVSALLAHPRLAQADLSSVRQWSLGGSMVPPELIRQLQQHLPNGHTRSIYGSSEIGFISRNEALVRPGSVGPLATNVECRIVDEEGHLVAPGVHGELLLRHRYMFLGYIYNEEATANALTEDGFFRSGDIGYMDTDGSLYVIDRIKDIIKYNNFQVSPSDLESIIQKIDGVKQVCVIGVPSADGSSDLPMAVVERRPGSGVRAEDIVRHVDEQVVDFKRLRGGVRFVDSFPMTPSGKIVRRTVKKLIDEGKL